One Cucumis sativus cultivar 9930 chromosome 1, Cucumber_9930_V3, whole genome shotgun sequence DNA segment encodes these proteins:
- the LOC105434785 gene encoding uncharacterized protein LOC105434785, producing the protein MSQSTPERGGSTSISGGGSVLATPRRAAATLIVSLSTLMALCAKQANRVSKKLQIKLKSKQLPRLELRSPQLRPKRFLKNISNTLIHKKKNKRGAGDAEEEEWGDGGVWQKAILMGDKCEPLDFSGVIYYDSNGKQLNEVPLRSPRASPLPAFLATNHRQVY; encoded by the coding sequence ATGAGTCAATCCACTCCGGAACGCGGCGGCTCCACCTCCATCTCCGGCGGTGGCTCTGTCCTAGCAACGCCAAGGCGAGCAGCAGCGACTTTGATCGTCTCTTTATCGACTCTGATGGCGCTCTGTGCGAAACAAGCGAACAGAGTATCAAAAAAGCTTCAAATAAAACTGAAATCGAAGCAGTTGCCGCGATTAGAGTTAAGGTCACCCCAGCTTCGCCCGAAGCGGTTTCTGAAGAACATAAGCAACACGTTAATtcataagaagaagaataagcgCGGCGCCGGCGATGCGGAGGAGGAGGAGTGGGGAGACGGCGGAGTATGGCAGAAGGCGATCTTGATGGGAGATAAGTGTGAGCCGTTGGATTTCTCGGGCGTAATTTATTACGATAGTAACGGGAAACAGCTGAACGAAGTTCCGTTACGGTCGCCACGTGCCAGCCCGTTGCCCGCCTTTCTTGCAACCAATCACCGCCAGGTATACTGA